One Microlunatus soli genomic window carries:
- a CDS encoding N-acetylmuramoyl-L-alanine amidase, protein MSSSRRKVRGLAAGASVLAVLGAAALTATPQAAASPPTRDEAFSKASTEFGVPISLLEAMSYAQTRWDAHPGEHNTDGGYGPMNLIDGTLFADDGPGTKEAGAQDAAAADRVLPQKVDSLGRAADLLDVDRDTLRTDATANIRGGAALLAQKQRSLKLPTGAGTDPGQWYAAVASTSGSTTESAAGTFADDVYDALAAGARRTTDDGQKVSMAAAQADPRTDQLALLKLRKASKGAAGGDGIECPAGLDCESIPAPYQETGDGDYGNYDKAPRDTDAGPTVDYIVMHDTEGSWETSLKLVQDPTYLGWHYTIRSADGHIAQHIPTKDVGWHAGNWYINQHSIGIEQEGFAADGATWYTESLYRNSARLVKYLAAKWDIPLDHDHILGHDNVPGTTAATVKGMHWDPGPYWDWEHYFTLLGAPVKARDGKPSKEIVRIAPGFDGNQQVITGCETAGKPCDPQGSNFVYLHSEPSAAAPLVKDIDLHTDGSASTTEVADIGARAAAGQEFAVADRDGDWTAIWYLGQKAWFHNPKGEHRTAVDVGGQLVTPKKGVDEVATYGRAYPESSAYPEGIPDQGTAPLSYKLRAGQRAVLTDDSVSTDYYRAVKFDGTPPDDHVDVVGKTKYLQVSFGHRIMYVKASDVDVVKAR, encoded by the coding sequence TTGTCATCATCGCGACGGAAGGTGCGTGGCCTTGCCGCGGGTGCTTCCGTGCTCGCGGTCCTCGGAGCGGCGGCGCTGACCGCCACTCCACAGGCGGCGGCAAGCCCGCCGACCCGCGACGAAGCCTTCAGCAAGGCGTCCACCGAATTCGGGGTGCCGATCTCGTTGCTGGAAGCCATGTCGTACGCCCAGACCCGCTGGGACGCCCATCCGGGTGAGCACAACACCGACGGCGGCTACGGCCCGATGAATCTCATCGACGGCACGCTGTTCGCCGACGACGGTCCCGGCACCAAGGAAGCCGGTGCCCAGGACGCCGCAGCCGCCGATCGGGTGCTGCCGCAGAAGGTCGACAGCCTGGGTCGGGCAGCCGACCTGCTCGATGTCGATCGGGACACGCTGCGCACCGACGCCACCGCCAACATCCGCGGCGGCGCGGCCCTGCTGGCCCAGAAACAGCGGTCGTTGAAGCTGCCCACCGGCGCCGGAACCGACCCGGGACAGTGGTACGCAGCAGTCGCCTCGACCAGCGGATCGACCACCGAGTCGGCTGCCGGCACCTTCGCCGACGACGTGTACGACGCCCTGGCCGCCGGAGCACGGCGGACCACCGACGACGGGCAGAAGGTTTCGATGGCGGCGGCCCAGGCCGACCCGCGGACCGATCAACTCGCACTGCTCAAGCTCCGCAAGGCCAGCAAGGGTGCCGCCGGCGGCGACGGCATCGAATGTCCGGCAGGTCTGGATTGTGAGTCGATCCCGGCGCCGTACCAGGAGACCGGTGACGGCGACTACGGCAACTACGACAAGGCACCGCGGGACACCGACGCCGGCCCGACGGTCGACTACATCGTGATGCACGACACGGAGGGGAGTTGGGAGACCAGCCTGAAGCTGGTGCAGGACCCGACCTACCTCGGCTGGCACTACACGATCCGATCCGCCGACGGCCACATCGCCCAGCACATCCCGACCAAGGACGTCGGCTGGCATGCCGGCAACTGGTACATCAACCAGCACTCGATCGGGATCGAGCAGGAAGGGTTCGCCGCCGACGGGGCGACCTGGTACACCGAGTCGCTCTATCGCAACTCGGCGCGGCTGGTGAAATACCTGGCCGCCAAGTGGGACATCCCGCTCGACCATGATCATATTCTGGGTCACGACAACGTGCCGGGCACGACCGCCGCAACGGTCAAGGGCATGCACTGGGATCCGGGTCCGTACTGGGACTGGGAGCACTACTTCACGTTGCTCGGCGCTCCGGTCAAGGCCCGGGATGGCAAGCCCAGCAAGGAAATCGTCCGGATCGCTCCGGGATTCGACGGCAACCAGCAGGTGATCACAGGATGTGAGACGGCCGGCAAGCCGTGCGATCCGCAGGGATCGAATTTCGTCTACCTGCACAGTGAACCCAGTGCCGCTGCGCCGTTGGTGAAGGACATCGATCTGCACACCGACGGCTCGGCCAGCACGACCGAGGTCGCCGACATCGGTGCCCGCGCTGCGGCCGGGCAGGAGTTCGCCGTCGCCGATCGGGACGGAGACTGGACCGCGATCTGGTACCTCGGCCAGAAGGCCTGGTTCCACAACCCGAAGGGTGAGCACCGGACGGCGGTCGATGTCGGCGGTCAACTGGTCACCCCCAAGAAGGGCGTCGACGAGGTGGCCACCTACGGCCGCGCCTACCCGGAGTCCTCGGCCTATCCGGAGGGCATTCCCGATCAAGGTACGGCTCCGCTGTCCTACAAGCTGCGGGCGGGCCAGCGGGCGGTGCTGACCGATGACTCGGTCTCGACCGACTACTACCGTGCAGTGAAATTCGACGGTACGCCGCCGGATGATCATGTCGACGTGGTCGGCAAGACCAAGTATCTGCAGGTCTCGTTCGGGCACCGGATCATGTATGTCAAGGCGTCCGACGTGGACGTCGTCAAGGCCCGCTGA
- a CDS encoding TetR/AcrR family transcriptional regulator, producing the protein MGKATIFNRFGGRVGLIEAVIEEVVTTELFAIIDRTRTINDVVEQIPYHLTAIRDLQYRQPAIDDVFLRTYPHSAQLMESCRVGSEINDELVEAAHRSRALRPEFTAPDLHALVTDTALALKYGDKPSREDYDRRTAYLLDGIRGETP; encoded by the coding sequence GTGGGCAAGGCAACGATCTTCAACCGATTCGGCGGGCGAGTCGGCCTCATCGAGGCCGTCATCGAGGAGGTCGTCACGACCGAACTGTTCGCCATCATCGACCGAACCCGAACGATCAACGACGTCGTCGAGCAGATCCCGTACCACCTCACCGCGATCCGCGACCTGCAATACCGCCAGCCCGCGATCGACGACGTGTTCCTCCGGACCTATCCACACTCCGCGCAGTTGATGGAGAGCTGCCGGGTCGGGAGCGAGATCAACGACGAACTCGTCGAGGCCGCGCACAGGTCCCGCGCACTGCGGCCGGAATTCACCGCGCCCGATCTGCACGCCCTCGTGACCGACACCGCGCTCGCGCTCAAGTACGGCGACAAGCCTTCCCGTGAGGACTACGACCGTCGAACCGCCTACCTGCTGGACGGGATCCGCGGAGAGACACCGTAG
- a CDS encoding DUF1707 SHOCT-like domain-containing protein: MATDPPARSLRVGHSERDAVAEILQKAAAEGRLTMAELDERLDAALRAKTYGDLEPLTADLTGDRSAGSIGRPTGVEVVGSRVQGPPPPGYSPDDPLRLDGGMSSEKRTGVWTVPPYVRISQGMGTVKLNCLQAIPAAPLIEIEMIAGAGTTVLVLPDGWGIDVDRLDKSWGNKTVKVPREPAPGMPLLVVHGRVGMGTFKARPGSTRELRRIGLA; the protein is encoded by the coding sequence ATGGCTACCGATCCGCCTGCTCGCTCCCTTCGCGTCGGACACAGCGAGCGCGATGCCGTCGCCGAGATCCTGCAGAAGGCGGCGGCCGAGGGCCGGTTGACGATGGCGGAGCTGGACGAACGCCTGGATGCCGCGCTGCGGGCCAAGACCTACGGCGACCTGGAGCCGTTGACCGCTGATCTGACCGGTGACCGTTCGGCGGGGTCGATCGGTCGGCCGACCGGTGTCGAGGTCGTCGGGTCCCGGGTCCAGGGACCGCCGCCGCCCGGCTACTCCCCGGACGACCCGCTGCGGCTGGACGGCGGGATGAGCAGCGAGAAGCGGACCGGGGTCTGGACCGTTCCGCCGTACGTCCGGATCAGCCAGGGGATGGGCACGGTCAAGCTGAACTGTCTGCAGGCCATCCCGGCGGCACCGTTGATCGAGATCGAGATGATCGCCGGCGCCGGCACCACGGTGTTGGTCCTCCCCGACGGCTGGGGGATCGATGTGGATCGGCTGGACAAGAGTTGGGGCAACAAGACGGTGAAGGTTCCCCGCGAACCCGCTCCCGGGATGCCGCTGCTGGTGGTCCACGGACGGGTCGGGATGGGCACCTTCAAGGCGCGCCCCGGCAGCACTCGCGAGCTGCGGCGGATCGGCCTGGCTTAG
- a CDS encoding PhoH family protein, with product MAKSAATSTSEDQRTYVIDTSVLLSDPHALRRFAEHDVVLPVVVITELEGKRHHAELGFFAREALRLLDDLRIRHGRLDAPVPVNDQGGTVHVELNHSDPSALPDGFRLGDNDSRILAVALNFSREGRDVVLVSKDLPMRVKASSVGLTAQEYRAELSPDSGWTGMADLAITTDDLDKLYETGSAELEAARDLPCHTGVVLSSGSATALGRVTPDKDVKLINTDRDAFGIHGRSAEQRVALDILLDPSVGIVSMGGRAGTGKSALALCAGLEAVLERQQHSKVVIFRPLYAVGGQDLGYLPGTEGEKMQPWAQAVFDTLSAVTSKVVIDEVLERGLLEVLPLTHIRGRSLHDAFVIVDEAQSLERNVLLTVLSRIGQDSRVVLTHDIAQRDNLRVGRHDGVVAVVEKLKGHPLFAHITLHRSERSAIAELVTDLLEDLPR from the coding sequence GTGGCCAAGTCAGCGGCAACGAGCACGTCCGAAGATCAGCGCACGTATGTCATCGACACCTCCGTCCTGTTGAGCGATCCGCACGCCCTGCGCCGATTCGCCGAACATGACGTCGTCCTGCCGGTGGTGGTGATCACCGAACTCGAGGGCAAACGGCACCACGCCGAATTGGGTTTCTTCGCCCGCGAGGCGCTGCGGTTGCTCGACGATCTCCGGATCAGACACGGCAGGCTCGATGCTCCGGTACCCGTCAATGATCAAGGTGGCACCGTCCACGTCGAACTCAATCACTCCGATCCGTCGGCACTGCCCGACGGCTTCCGGTTGGGGGACAACGACTCGCGGATCCTGGCCGTCGCGTTGAACTTCTCCCGCGAGGGACGTGACGTGGTGCTGGTCAGCAAGGACCTGCCGATGCGGGTGAAGGCGTCCTCGGTCGGATTGACCGCACAGGAATACCGCGCCGAACTGTCGCCGGACTCGGGTTGGACCGGGATGGCCGACCTGGCGATCACCACCGATGATCTTGACAAGTTGTACGAGACCGGCTCGGCCGAGCTCGAAGCCGCCCGTGATCTTCCTTGCCACACAGGAGTTGTGCTGAGCAGCGGCTCGGCCACCGCGCTGGGCCGGGTGACACCGGACAAGGACGTCAAGCTGATCAACACAGACCGGGACGCGTTCGGGATCCACGGTCGGTCGGCCGAGCAGCGGGTCGCGCTGGACATCCTGCTCGACCCCAGTGTCGGCATCGTCTCGATGGGCGGTCGGGCCGGTACCGGCAAATCCGCGCTGGCCCTGTGTGCCGGACTGGAGGCCGTGCTGGAGCGGCAGCAGCACTCCAAGGTGGTGATCTTCCGGCCGCTGTACGCCGTCGGCGGTCAGGATCTCGGCTACCTGCCGGGCACTGAGGGGGAGAAGATGCAGCCCTGGGCGCAGGCCGTCTTCGACACCCTCAGTGCCGTCACCTCGAAGGTGGTCATCGACGAGGTGCTCGAACGGGGCCTGCTGGAGGTGCTGCCGCTGACCCACATCCGCGGCCGGTCGCTGCACGACGCCTTCGTGATCGTCGACGAGGCGCAGTCGCTGGAACGCAACGTGCTGCTCACCGTGCTGTCCCGGATCGGACAGGACTCCCGGGTGGTGCTCACCCACGACATCGCCCAACGGGACAACCTCCGGGTCGGCCGGCACGACGGGGTGGTGGCGGTGGTGGAAAAGCTGAAGGGGCATCCGCTGTTCGCGCACATCACGCTGCATCGTTCGGAGCGGTCGGCGATCGCCGAACTGGTCACCGACCTGCTGGAGGACCTGCCCCGCTGA
- a CDS encoding DMT family transporter, protein MTSQQSATSAVSSGLRVLGLSLAFGTGLLIAVQSRINGALGTRLQNGIVAALISFGTGLVLLAIILLARRSIRARLTEVRRAVADRRLVWWQLLGGVSGAFLVTAQGVAVTTIGVATFTVAVVGGQLLSSLWVDRIGLGPAGRAMITRGRALGAAIALVAVVIASADGLGGGPRTYVLALLPAIAGFGLAWQQAVNGRVGVVGGPIVAASINFGVGTVALILAAGISLVVRGLPSALPTDPWLYLGGVIGVLFIATAAVVVRWVGVLLLGLTAIAGQLIGAVLVELIIPTGAGLSVIDVVGCALTLVGVAVAALARH, encoded by the coding sequence GTGACGAGCCAGCAGAGCGCCACCAGTGCGGTGTCCTCCGGACTGCGGGTGCTCGGCCTGTCGCTGGCGTTCGGCACCGGCCTGCTGATCGCCGTCCAGTCCCGGATCAACGGTGCCCTCGGGACCCGGCTGCAGAACGGCATCGTCGCTGCGCTGATCAGCTTCGGTACCGGCCTGGTGCTGCTGGCGATCATCCTGCTGGCACGTCGTTCGATCCGCGCCCGGCTGACCGAGGTCCGTCGGGCCGTCGCCGACCGGCGGCTGGTCTGGTGGCAGCTGCTCGGCGGCGTCTCCGGTGCCTTCCTGGTCACCGCCCAGGGCGTGGCCGTGACCACCATCGGCGTCGCCACCTTCACCGTCGCGGTCGTCGGCGGGCAGCTGCTGAGCAGCCTGTGGGTCGACCGGATCGGTCTCGGCCCGGCAGGCCGCGCCATGATCACCCGAGGTCGAGCGCTGGGAGCCGCGATCGCGCTGGTGGCGGTCGTGATCGCCAGCGCCGACGGCCTCGGCGGCGGACCCCGGACCTATGTGCTGGCGCTGCTGCCCGCGATCGCCGGCTTCGGGCTGGCCTGGCAGCAGGCGGTGAATGGCCGGGTCGGGGTGGTCGGTGGGCCGATCGTCGCGGCCTCGATCAACTTCGGCGTCGGCACCGTCGCGCTGATCCTCGCCGCCGGCATCAGCCTGGTCGTCCGCGGGCTGCCGTCCGCGTTGCCGACCGACCCCTGGCTCTATCTGGGCGGCGTCATCGGGGTGCTGTTCATCGCGACCGCGGCCGTGGTCGTCCGGTGGGTCGGCGTGCTGCTGCTCGGGCTCACCGCCATTGCCGGACAACTGATCGGCGCCGTTCTGGTCGAACTGATCATCCCGACCGGAGCCGGGCTGAGCGTGATCGACGTGGTCGGTTGCGCGCTGACCTTGGTCGGGGTCGCTGTCGCCGCGCTGGCGCGGCACTGA
- a CDS encoding isoprenyl transferase, whose product MAGVDRVREIVDRLHPSSWLYSTYEHRLIGELDHDQLPQHIAVLADGNRRWARANAPGQPLAVGYRAGADKLKEFVTWCDEVRIPTVTLWVLSTENFARDGEELAPLLRVIEDLVTDLAAQRRWRVHPLGALDLIPADSAEVLRRAETDTRDLDGMMINIAVSYGGRHELRDAFRSLLAEKAKQGMSISELAETLEIDHIAGHLYTAGQPDPDLIIRTSGEQRLSGFLMWQSAHSEFYFCEALWPDFRKVDFIRALRAYNQRERRFGR is encoded by the coding sequence GTGGCAGGAGTCGATCGGGTGCGCGAGATTGTCGACCGCCTGCACCCCTCGAGCTGGTTGTATTCGACCTATGAACACCGTCTGATCGGTGAGCTCGACCATGATCAACTGCCGCAGCACATCGCCGTACTGGCCGACGGCAACCGTCGCTGGGCCCGCGCCAACGCGCCCGGGCAGCCGCTCGCTGTCGGCTACCGGGCCGGTGCGGACAAGCTGAAGGAGTTCGTCACCTGGTGCGACGAGGTCCGGATCCCGACGGTCACGTTGTGGGTGCTGTCGACGGAGAATTTCGCCCGGGACGGTGAGGAGCTGGCACCGCTGCTGCGGGTGATCGAGGATCTGGTCACCGATCTGGCCGCCCAACGCCGCTGGCGGGTGCATCCGCTCGGCGCGCTGGACCTGATCCCGGCCGATTCGGCCGAGGTGCTGCGGCGAGCCGAGACCGACACCCGTGATCTGGACGGGATGATGATCAACATCGCCGTCTCGTACGGCGGACGGCACGAGCTGCGGGACGCGTTCCGCTCACTGCTGGCCGAGAAGGCCAAGCAGGGGATGTCGATCTCGGAGCTGGCCGAGACCCTGGAGATCGACCACATCGCCGGCCACCTCTACACCGCCGGCCAGCCCGACCCCGACCTGATCATCCGCACCTCCGGCGAGCAGCGGCTGTCCGGGTTCCTGATGTGGCAGTCGGCGCACAGCGAGTTCTACTTCTGTGAGGCGTTGTGGCCGGACTTCCGCAAGGTCGACTTCATCCGGGCGTTGCGCGCCTACAACCAACGCGAACGGCGCTTCGGCCGCTGA
- the trhA gene encoding PAQR family membrane homeostasis protein TrhA — protein sequence MATSLEQRPPEPESVVDAQQPAPPVGHETPGETAARLVKPRLRGWLHAAITPLACAAGIVLICLAPTAAGKVGGAVFLAAALLLFGTSALFHRFNWGVTGVGILRRLDHSNIYLFIAASYTPFALGLLEGRSQTLLLVLIWGAAVLGLFFRTFWLSAPRWLYTLLYVVVGLSPAGWMPQFAAHGGPAVFTLILVGGGLYVAGAIIYATKRPDPSPRWFGFHEVFHSCTIGAFVSHYIAISMVTYAA from the coding sequence ATGGCTACCAGCCTCGAGCAGCGCCCGCCCGAGCCCGAATCCGTGGTTGACGCCCAGCAACCGGCCCCGCCGGTCGGCCATGAAACGCCCGGTGAGACCGCTGCTCGGCTGGTCAAGCCACGGCTGCGGGGCTGGCTGCACGCCGCCATCACCCCGCTCGCCTGCGCCGCCGGGATCGTCCTGATCTGCCTGGCACCGACCGCTGCCGGCAAGGTCGGCGGTGCCGTGTTCCTGGCGGCCGCGCTGCTGCTGTTCGGCACCAGCGCCTTGTTCCACCGGTTCAACTGGGGTGTCACCGGGGTCGGGATCCTGCGCCGACTGGACCACTCCAACATCTACCTCTTCATCGCGGCGTCCTATACGCCGTTTGCCCTCGGGCTGCTCGAGGGGCGTTCGCAGACGTTGCTGCTGGTGTTGATCTGGGGTGCCGCGGTGCTCGGACTGTTCTTCCGAACCTTCTGGCTGAGCGCCCCACGCTGGCTCTACACCCTGTTGTACGTGGTGGTCGGTCTCTCGCCGGCCGGCTGGATGCCGCAGTTCGCTGCCCACGGCGGTCCGGCGGTCTTCACTCTGATCCTGGTCGGCGGCGGGCTGTACGTGGCCGGTGCGATCATCTATGCGACCAAGCGGCCCGACCCGTCGCCGCGCTGGTTCGGCTTCCACGAGGTCTTCCACTCCTGCACGATCGGCGCCTTCGTCAGCCACTACATCGCCATCTCGATGGTCACCTACGCCGCCTGA
- a CDS encoding thioredoxin domain-containing protein, which yields MAGATSPYLLQHAHNPVDWWEWTDEALAEARRRDVPILLSVGYAACHWCHVMAHESFEDLPTATKINTNFVPIKVDREERPDVDAVYMQATQAMTGQGGWPMTVFLTPDGDPFQAGTYYPKQPLHGLPSFGQVLDAVAEAWSERRDDIRSGAADITRRLSEGAVADIAGSVGRDDLGTVLDTLIGDYDQQHGGFGGAPKFPPSTVLEGLLRLSVSNVEDRVRDQARFIAHETLMAMASGGIYDQLAGGFARYSVDSGWVVPHFEKMLYDNGLLLGLYLHDWRLTRHPRIESVINQTVEWLLWEMITEQGAFAASLDADSPGPDGTLTEGAYYLWDRSDLEAALGDQELLDFTVDRCRVTEAGTADDGRSTLQLRDPDAEQDPRWSGIRRLLATARGNRSRPARDDKIIAAWNGLVIDALAFAGALLQRPDWVTAAVRAATAIWELHWVDGRLRRTSRDGVVGRTDGNADDYALVALAFVRLAEVTGDPIWARRSRRLLTVLADHFDAPDGGFYDTADDAESLINRPKDPTDNATPSGLSSAVHAFARLAAYSGELDLAARSERAAGSAARLVTAAPRFAGWLLADVVTRTAVPAAEIAVVGDPDDPPARSMADRARRVAPAGSVVVLGRPDADGVPLLAGRTMIDGKPTAYVCHGFVCRLPVTDEEAMLAELSNLPR from the coding sequence TTGGCAGGCGCGACGAGCCCGTACCTGCTCCAGCATGCCCACAATCCCGTCGACTGGTGGGAGTGGACCGACGAGGCGCTCGCCGAGGCCAGGCGGCGGGATGTGCCGATCCTGCTGTCGGTCGGGTACGCCGCCTGCCACTGGTGTCACGTGATGGCGCACGAATCCTTCGAGGACCTGCCCACCGCGACCAAGATCAACACCAACTTCGTGCCGATCAAGGTCGACCGGGAGGAACGGCCGGATGTCGATGCGGTCTACATGCAGGCCACCCAGGCGATGACGGGGCAGGGCGGCTGGCCGATGACGGTGTTCCTGACCCCGGACGGTGATCCGTTCCAGGCCGGCACCTACTACCCGAAACAGCCGCTGCACGGCCTGCCGTCGTTCGGGCAGGTGCTCGACGCCGTCGCCGAAGCGTGGTCCGAACGACGCGACGACATCCGCTCCGGAGCGGCCGACATCACCCGTCGGCTCAGCGAGGGAGCGGTAGCCGACATCGCCGGATCAGTCGGGCGAGATGATCTTGGTACGGTGCTGGACACCTTGATCGGCGACTACGACCAGCAACACGGTGGGTTCGGCGGCGCACCCAAATTCCCGCCGTCGACGGTGCTGGAAGGTCTGCTGCGGCTGTCGGTCAGCAACGTCGAGGATCGGGTCCGTGACCAGGCGCGCTTCATCGCCCACGAGACGCTGATGGCGATGGCGTCCGGCGGCATCTACGACCAGCTCGCCGGCGGCTTCGCCCGCTACAGCGTGGACTCCGGCTGGGTGGTGCCGCACTTCGAGAAGATGTTGTACGACAACGGTCTGCTGCTCGGTCTCTACCTGCACGACTGGCGTCTCACCCGACATCCGCGGATCGAATCGGTGATCAACCAGACCGTCGAATGGCTGCTGTGGGAGATGATCACCGAACAGGGGGCGTTCGCCGCCAGCCTGGATGCCGACTCGCCCGGTCCGGACGGCACCCTGACCGAGGGCGCCTACTACCTGTGGGACCGATCGGATCTGGAAGCGGCCCTCGGTGATCAAGAACTCCTCGACTTCACCGTCGACCGGTGCCGGGTCACCGAGGCCGGCACCGCCGACGACGGCAGGTCGACCCTGCAGTTGCGAGACCCCGACGCCGAGCAGGATCCGCGATGGTCGGGGATTCGGAGGCTGCTGGCCACGGCGCGCGGCAACCGGTCTCGGCCGGCCCGTGATGACAAGATCATCGCGGCCTGGAACGGTCTGGTGATCGATGCCCTGGCCTTTGCGGGTGCGCTGCTGCAGCGACCGGACTGGGTAACCGCCGCGGTCCGCGCGGCCACGGCCATCTGGGAGCTACACTGGGTCGACGGTCGGCTGCGGCGGACATCTCGGGACGGCGTCGTCGGCCGGACCGACGGCAATGCCGACGACTACGCGTTGGTCGCGTTGGCGTTCGTCCGGTTGGCGGAAGTGACCGGCGACCCGATCTGGGCGCGTCGGTCGCGACGCCTGCTGACGGTGCTGGCCGATCATTTCGATGCACCCGACGGCGGGTTCTACGACACCGCCGACGACGCCGAGAGCCTGATCAACCGGCCGAAGGACCCCACCGACAACGCGACGCCGTCGGGCCTGAGCTCGGCCGTTCACGCCTTCGCTCGGCTCGCTGCCTACAGCGGTGAACTGGACCTGGCCGCCCGGTCCGAACGGGCCGCCGGTTCGGCGGCCAGGTTGGTCACGGCCGCCCCCCGATTCGCCGGCTGGCTGCTCGCCGACGTGGTCACCCGGACCGCAGTCCCTGCGGCCGAAATCGCCGTCGTCGGTGATCCGGACGATCCGCCGGCCCGTTCGATGGCGGACCGGGCGCGCCGGGTGGCACCCGCCGGCTCGGTGGTCGTCCTCGGCCGACCCGATGCCGATGGCGTACCACTGCTCGCCGGTCGGACGATGATCGACGGCAAACCGACCGCGTACGTCTGCCACGGCTTCGTCTGCCGGCTACCGGTCACCGACGAGGAAGCCATGCTCGCCGAGCTCAGCAACCTTCCCCGGTAG